TTCAAATAATTTGAAATAGTTATTCTCTGCACGTAATAGCCGTTTTTGATAATCCCTGAGTAGAAAGTATAAAGCTGCGGCCGTAAAGAGTAGGAAAGTTATGTTTTTACCTGTGTATAGATAGCGGAGATCTACGTGTGGATTATTACGGTCTACAATGCCAATCATGATGCTTCCAAGGTATAGCCAGGCTAATCCTGCGGTGAGGTAGATCAGGATGATAAAAAGAAAGGGCCTGCGTGTAGCATAGCCAGATTGTATTTCCATATAGAGCGATAAGGATGATTGATTAAATTTAATAAAGATATATGTGAATACAAAATAAGAAGAAGCTGCTTCTTTTAGTTATAAAAAATGCTGGTCTGCCTCATGTTGGATCATTATTTTCTATAACTAATCCGCAAACGTTTGCAGTTTTTGTCATTTTAGTTTTTTTGTTGCTTTTTTGAATTGAAAAAAGAAAATTAGAAGCTAGGGTTTGTCTTGCAATTATCAGTTTTTTATATGTGTTTTTGTTTTTATTTGTCTGTTGATTAGGTTGTTATGTTGTTTTTTGTGACAAGTTGGCTAAAATGGGTGCTGCATAAGCTGTGAAATCTGTTAAAAAATCATTTAATTTGCAAACGTTTGCATATACTATGAAAAATGAAACAGCAACAAATAACTATTAAAGATATAGCCTTAGAAGTAGGAATGTCTACTTCGACAGTTTCAAGGGCGCTTAGCGACCATGAACATATTAGTGAAGAGACGAAAGCCCGTGTGAATGAGGCTGTTCAGAAGCTTGGGTATAGATATAATGCGCTGGCAGCGGCATTGCGCAATAGTAAATCAAATACAATTGGCTTGATTGTACCACGGATTTCTATGTTTTTTCAGGCTGCAGTAATTACAGCCATTCAAAATACACTTCATAAATACGGTTATAGCGTGATCATTTGTCAGTCAAATGAAGATCCGGAGCAGGAGAAAAAGCTGGTTAACTTGCTCCATGGATCAAGAGTGGAGGGGATAATCGTATCCTGTAGTATTAAAACAGAGGATTTTACGCATTTTGACAATTCATTGCAAGGGGAAATTCCGATCATATTTTACGATAGGGTGCCTAATAATTATCCCGCGCATAAGATCAAAGGAGATGAATATCATGGCGCTTATTTATCTACGCTGCATCTAATTGAACAAGGATGCAAACGGATTGCTCATATAGGAGGGCCGCTTTCCTGTAACCAATATCAGGAGCGTTTTGACGGCTATAAGGATGCGTTGAAGAAAGGTAATGTTCCATTTGAGAATGATTTAGCTTTCTTTCATGAGCTGAATAAAGAGAATGCTTTACATACCTGTGCGCATATATTTGACCAGGAAGTTGTGCCGGATGGGATATTCGCCAGTAATGATACGACAGCTCT
This is a stretch of genomic DNA from Candidatus Pedobacter colombiensis. It encodes these proteins:
- a CDS encoding LacI family DNA-binding transcriptional regulator, producing MKQQQITIKDIALEVGMSTSTVSRALSDHEHISEETKARVNEAVQKLGYRYNALAAALRNSKSNTIGLIVPRISMFFQAAVITAIQNTLHKYGYSVIICQSNEDPEQEKKLVNLLHGSRVEGIIVSCSIKTEDFTHFDNSLQGEIPIIFYDRVPNNYPAHKIKGDEYHGAYLSTLHLIEQGCKRIAHIGGPLSCNQYQERFDGYKDALKKGNVPFENDLAFFHELNKENALHTCAHIFDQEVVPDGIFASNDTTALAIVEFAKKRNIAVPDSLKVVGYSNDNRTDISFPTITSIEQFPHEMGEQAANLMMDLIQKRVNPGRSFISLTTPVELIKRGSSGF